The Halobellus sp. MBLA0158 genome has a window encoding:
- the purM gene encoding phosphoribosylformylglycinamidine cyclo-ligase — translation MSDDDAAPGGSDADDEELTYADAGVDIEASEAATAALIGAVGESEGDYAGLLDIGDRYLALATDGVGTKLLVAEALADYSTVGIDCIAMNANDLVAAGVRPVAFVDYLAVDEPDETFSEQVGQGLDAGAEAADIELVGGETAVMPEVVRGLDLAGTCAGLAAKDAVFPGEAEPGDALVGFSSSGIHSNGLTLARTAVTREHEYTDPCPFGDYDTLGEALLEPTRIYTHLLDPMRDHDVRAAAHVTGGGWTNLERLGEHRYVIEDPFDAQPVFEFVQSAGNVSDEEMHRTFNMGTGFVCALAPDDAEALADDTEGRVIGRVEEGTGVSIRGLEL, via the coding sequence ATGAGCGACGACGACGCGGCTCCGGGGGGCTCGGACGCCGACGACGAGGAACTGACCTACGCCGACGCGGGCGTGGACATCGAGGCCAGCGAGGCGGCGACGGCGGCGCTGATCGGCGCCGTCGGCGAGAGCGAGGGCGACTACGCCGGGCTGCTCGACATCGGCGACCGCTACCTCGCGCTGGCGACGGACGGGGTCGGCACGAAGCTCCTCGTCGCGGAGGCGCTGGCGGACTACTCGACGGTCGGTATCGACTGCATCGCGATGAACGCCAACGACCTCGTCGCGGCCGGCGTCCGCCCGGTGGCGTTCGTCGACTACCTCGCGGTGGACGAGCCCGACGAGACGTTCTCCGAGCAGGTGGGCCAGGGGCTCGACGCGGGCGCCGAGGCGGCCGACATCGAACTCGTCGGCGGCGAGACGGCCGTGATGCCCGAGGTCGTCCGCGGCCTCGATCTCGCGGGCACCTGCGCCGGCCTCGCGGCCAAGGACGCCGTCTTCCCCGGCGAGGCCGAACCGGGCGACGCGCTCGTCGGCTTTTCGTCCTCGGGGATCCACTCCAACGGGCTGACGCTCGCGCGGACGGCGGTCACCCGCGAGCACGAGTACACCGATCCCTGTCCGTTCGGCGACTACGACACCCTCGGGGAGGCGCTCCTCGAACCGACGCGGATCTACACCCATCTGCTGGATCCGATGCGCGACCACGACGTCCGCGCGGCGGCCCACGTCACCGGCGGCGGGTGGACGAACCTCGAACGGCTGGGCGAGCACCGCTACGTGATCGAGGATCCCTTCGACGCCCAGCCCGTCTTCGAGTTCGTCCAGTCGGCGGGCAACGTCTCCGACGAGGAGATGCACCGGACGTTCAACATGGGGACCGGCTTCGTCTGCGCGCTCGCGCCCGACGACGCCGAGGCGCTCGCCGATGACACGGAGGGCCGCGTGATCGGCCGCGTCGAAGAAGGAACGGGCGTTTCGATCCGCGGGCTCGAACTCTGA